The genome window CGACAGCACGCTGCAGCCGCGGTTCCGCAACCGGTTCCGGAGACTTGTCAGGATGTTGCCAACGATCGTGTTGTGAACGAAGCTCGCGCCGGTCATCGCGTAGATCTGCCCGTTGATGAGCTCGCTCTTGTGGTCCGACGCGCGTTCCAGCGCGAGGTACCGCTCGGGCGTGTATCGAGGCTGTGCGAGTGGTGACATACAGGCTCGTCGAGGATGAACGTCGGGCGTCGTTGTGCACAGTTGCCTAACAAGAATGTAGACACGGCTCCCGGCGCACCAGACGCCTGCGTCTGTCGCCTACGCCGCCTCGAAAAGCGCGAGCTGGCCGCGCGTGTCGTGCGGGCGGCGGAAGTGCTCCGTGCTGAGCGCCGGGATTCCGCCGGTGAGGCCGGCCTTGCGGCAGGCGGCCTGGTGCAGCGTGCGCAGCTGGTCCGCATACTGCCCCACGCCCTGCATCCGGCTGCCGAAGTTGGGGTCGTTCAGCTTTCCGCCGCGGATCTCGCGGACGCGGTGCAGCACCTTCTCCTTGCGGTCGGGGAAGTGCGTCTCCAGCCAGGTCTCGAACAGCTCCTTCAGCACGAACGGCAGGCGCAGGGGGATGTAGTGCACCTCGCGCGCGCCCGCGTCGGCCGACGCCTTGATGATGGCGGGGAGCTCGTGGTCGTTCAGCCCCGGGATCATCGGCGCGGCCAGGACGCGGACGGGAACGCCGGCGCGGGTGAGCTTCTCCACCGCCTCCAGCCGCCGCTTCGGCGTGGAGGTGCGCGGCTCCATCACCCGCTGCAGCTTCTCGTCGAGCGAGGTGATGGAGACGTTCACCGACGCGCCGCCCCACGAGGCCATCTCGCCCAGGACGTCCACGTCGCGCGTGACCAGGTGGTTCTTGGTGATGAGCGACGTCGGGTTGCGGAACTCCGCCAGCACCTCCAGGCAGCCGCGCGTGAGCCGCAGCCTGCGCTCGACCGGCTGGTAGCAGTCGGTCACGCCGCTCATGGCAATCACCTCGGGCTCGTAGCGCGGGTTGGCCAGGGCGCGGCGGAGCAGTTCCGGCGCGTCCTCCTTCACGAAGATCTTCGTCTCGAAGTCCAGCCCGGCGGAGAGGCCGAAGTACTCGTGCGTGGGCCGCGCGAAGCAGTAGATGCAGCCGTGCTCGCAGCCGCGGTACGGGTTCACGCTGGCGCCGAACCCCACGTCGGGGCTGTCGTTGCGCGCGATGATCGTCTTCGTGTGGTCGCGCAGGAAGACGGTGCGCGGCGCCGGCTCCTCCTCGTCGAGCGCGTCCATCCAGTCGCCGTCGGGGACGAGCTCCTGCTGGACGAAGCGGTTGGCCGGGTTGTGCGCCGTCCCGCGCCCCCGGATCTGGATCAGCGGCCGGCTCTCCGTCTCCTGCATTCCTCATCTCCTGCGCTGGTTCCGGCATTCGGACTTCCAATCTAGAACCGAATGGAATCCGAAGCAACGTTTCCGCCGTCGCCGCGGGCATCCGGCCGGCAGGAGCGCGCCGTATCTACCTGCATGACGAAGAGGATGAGGATGCGAGGCTTGCCCGCGCTCCGGCGCGGTGGTATCTGCGTCTGCGTGCTGGTGGCGTGCGCGGTCGCGGGCGCCTGCGGAGCGCAGCGGACGAGCGGGGGAGGACGGGTGAGCGGAAGCCTGCGGTACCTGGCGCTGGGAGATTCCTACACGATCGGCGAGGGGGTGGCGCCGGAGGAGCGGTGGCCCACGCAGCTCGCGGCGATGCTGCGGGCGCGCGGGATCGGCGTCGCCGACCCGGAGATCGTCGCCACGACCGGGTGGACCACGGACGAGCTGGACGCCGGGATCGATGCCGCGGCGCCGCGCGGGCCCTACACGTTGGTGTCGCTTCTCATCGGCGTGAACAACCAGTACCGCGGCCGCCCGGCGGACGAGTACCGCGCGCAATTCCGCGCCCTGCTGCGGCGCGCCATCGGCTTCGCGGGGGGAGATGCGGGGCGCGTGGTCGTCCTCTCCATCCCCGACTGGGGGGTGACGCCGTTCGCGGAGGGGCGCGACCGCGCGCAGATCGCGCACGAGATCGACGCGTTCAACGCCATCAACCGCGACGCCGCCCGCGAGCTCGGCGCGCGCTGGGTGGACGTGGCGCCCGCCTCCCGCCTTGCGCCGAGCGCCGTCGTGGGCGACGGGCTGCATCCGTCCGCCGAGCAGTACCGCGACTGGGCCGTGCTCGCGTTCCCCGAAGCGCTCGCCGCGCTAGGCGCAAACTGATCGCCATCTCCCGAAAATGAAGAAGGCGCCCTCCGAGCGGGGGCGCCTTCTTCGTTTCGATATCGTCCGTCGTCCTACCGCTTCGCCGCGGTGTCGATCTGCGCGCGGCTGCCGTTCACCTTCAGCGGCACGTGCTCGCCGACGTGGTGGCTGGTGAACTGGGGGAGCGGCACTTCGGGCGCGTAGGTCTCGCCGTCGCCGTCGCGGAAGGTGATGACGTAGCGCTGCTTCTTCTCGCCCTCGC of Longimicrobium sp. contains these proteins:
- a CDS encoding SGNH/GDSL hydrolase family protein, producing the protein MSGSLRYLALGDSYTIGEGVAPEERWPTQLAAMLRARGIGVADPEIVATTGWTTDELDAGIDAAAPRGPYTLVSLLIGVNNQYRGRPADEYRAQFRALLRRAIGFAGGDAGRVVVLSIPDWGVTPFAEGRDRAQIAHEIDAFNAINRDAARELGARWVDVAPASRLAPSAVVGDGLHPSAEQYRDWAVLAFPEALAALGAN
- a CDS encoding PA0069 family radical SAM protein, which produces MQETESRPLIQIRGRGTAHNPANRFVQQELVPDGDWMDALDEEEPAPRTVFLRDHTKTIIARNDSPDVGFGASVNPYRGCEHGCIYCFARPTHEYFGLSAGLDFETKIFVKEDAPELLRRALANPRYEPEVIAMSGVTDCYQPVERRLRLTRGCLEVLAEFRNPTSLITKNHLVTRDVDVLGEMASWGGASVNVSITSLDEKLQRVMEPRTSTPKRRLEAVEKLTRAGVPVRVLAAPMIPGLNDHELPAIIKASADAGAREVHYIPLRLPFVLKELFETWLETHFPDRKEKVLHRVREIRGGKLNDPNFGSRMQGVGQYADQLRTLHQAACRKAGLTGGIPALSTEHFRRPHDTRGQLALFEAA